In one Silene latifolia isolate original U9 population chromosome 10, ASM4854445v1, whole genome shotgun sequence genomic region, the following are encoded:
- the LOC141607795 gene encoding uncharacterized protein LOC141607795: protein MKVSSWNIRGFNDKIKQQEVRGYLRDNKVKVMGLLETRVKLNNFAAISRLFPSYLVMNNYSHHYNGRIWVFLDIKRVTLVSSYVHDQLIHLELQHNASNKTIHVSFVYGSNDADHRERLWVELKGVAYKVTNWILMGDWSIVRSMEERIGPNPPSVRDMLAFNQCILDCQLEDLHSLGCEYTSTNKQDDVTSVWLRLDRVLSNPLWLIYFPTTQVHVLSARVSDHSPLLVTVTDVPSLRKRLSYLNCWEAHEEYGIRVREAWDTPVSGNAMYSLFYNLKHVRQKLIVLHKHSYSGISEKVREAQQHLHDCQSCLQGNPLDPNLIIKVRDLLHDYLVLKKAEHSSLLQRAKVQSIKFNDAPISYYFSRIASRKHQGIIGKLKDRQGMDRDGVSAVNQAFVDYYQWLLGKHSPVDTSLMDSLKGPRFPNSGCEEICKEIDEREIKIALFSIAPNKSPGQDVFSAPFFKTNWDIIKFLQGC, encoded by the coding sequence ATGAAAGTTTCTTCATGGAACATTAGAGGGTTTAATGACAAAATAAAGCAGCAGGAGGTTAGGGGATATCTTAGGGATAATAAAGTTAAGGTCATGGGTTTGCTAGAAACGAGGGTTAAACTAAATAATTTTGCTGCTATTAGTAGGCTTTTCCCTTCTTATTTGGTTATGAATAATTACTCCCACCATTACAATGGTAGGATTTGGGTGTTTTTAGATATTAAAAGAGTCACTTTGGTTTCTTCTTATGTCCATGATCAACTCATTCATTTAGAGCTTCAACATAATGCTTCAAATAAGACAATTCATGTTTCTTTTGTTTATGGTAGCAATGATGCTGATCATAGAGAAAGATTATGGGTGGAATTAAAAGGAGTTGCTTATAAGGTTACCAATTGGATTCTTATGGGTGATTGGAGTATTGTGAGAAGTATGGAGGAGAGGATTGGTCCTAATCCACCATCTGTTAGAGATATGCTGGCTTTTAATCAATGTATTTTGGATTGCCAGTTAGAAGATCTTCATAGTTTGGGTTGTGAATATACTTCGACTAATAAACAGGATGATGTTACTAGTGTTTGGTTAAGATTGGATAGAGTGCTCTCTAACCCCTTATGGTTGATTTATTTTCCTACTACTCAGGTTCATGTATTGTCAGCGCGGGTCTCTGATCACTCCCCTCTCTTGGTCACTGTTACTGATGTTCCCTCCCTAAGGAAGAGATTGAGTTACTTGAATTGCTGGGAAGCTCATGAGGAGTATGGGATCAGGGTGAGGGAGGCTTGGGATACTCCTGTTAGTGGGAATGCTATGTATAGCTTGTTCTATAATTTAAAACATGTTAGGCAAAAGCTTATTGTGTTACATAAGCATTCTTATTCTGGAATTTCTGAGAAAGTCAGGGAAGCTCAACAACACCTGCATGATTGTCAATCCTGTCTCCAGGGTAATCCTTTGGATCCTAACTTAATTATTAAGGTGAGGGATTTATTACATGATTATTTGGTTCTTAAGAAAGCTGAACATAGCTCTCTACTCCAAAGAGCCAAGGTTCAGAGTATAAAATTCAATGATGCCCCTATTAGTTATTACTTTTCTCGAATTGCTTCAAGGAAGCACCAAGGTATTATTGGGAAGCTGAAGGATAGACAAGGGATGGACAGGGATGGGGTGTCTGCTGTCAATCAGGCCTTTGTTGATTACTACCAGTGGTTATTAGGGAAGCATAGTCCTGTGGACACTTCTCTCATGGATTCATTGAAAGGGCCTAGGTTTCCTAACTCTGGCTGTGAGGAGATCTGCAAGGAGATTGATGAAAGAGAAATCAA